A stretch of Henckelia pumila isolate YLH828 chromosome 4, ASM3356847v2, whole genome shotgun sequence DNA encodes these proteins:
- the LOC140863747 gene encoding phytyl ester synthase 1, chloroplastic-like isoform X3 translates to MASSIKVLGTPNDVIHSRFPIHCLDFKSSISRINGISFGVKEESKRASMDLRNNKKIPYVKGINEGEKDLKNEKLEALWDDGVGTQSMNDYFDYAKELIRHDGGPPRWFTPLSCGPPLKDSPVLMFLPGIDGVGLGLIMHHKSLGKVFHVKCMHIPVQDRTPFPELVEWVEEALKFEHSVSPNKPIYIVGDSSGGCLALAVAARNPQIDLVLILANPATSFDRSTLPLLLDSLEILPDQLHATVPYLLGLALVVDPMKVLRLNINNPMLHPMQFFKQLTGNLAALRLCIHDLDEILPKETLIWRLKQLKHAAAYANSRLHAIKAQVLVLASGKDDMLPSGEEAWRILGSIQNCEIRCFKDNKHNILMENGFNLLTIIKGTGTYRRTKNRDLVVDFLPPSLSEFKQLLENYRWYHSYTSPVILSTMEDGTIVRGLSGVPREGPVMLVGYHMLMGLEIFPLIAEFLRERGIMVRGIAHPSLFSHLLEGETKEFSVCDFVRLYGALCVSPSNLFKLLGMKSHVLLYPGGAREALHRKGEEYKLFWPEEPEFVRMAARFGATIVPFGGIGEDDIANLVLDYDDLMKVPFLSDNIRRDNQRYASFNVRDGMSGEVGNQPLYLPTLLPKIPAGRLYYLFGKPIRMEGRDEVLNDRQKAKGLYLQIKSEVETNLSYLLKKRNEDPYRNIIDRILYQGRAPGASTDQIPSFEP, encoded by the exons ATGGCCTCGAGTATCAAAGTTTTGGGGACACCAAATGATGTTATCCATTCAAGATTCCCTATCCATTGTTTGGATTTCAAGagttcgatttctcgaataaaCGGAATAAGTTTTGGAGTGAAGGAAGAGAGTAAAAGGGCTTCAATGGATTTgagaaacaataaaaaaattccaTATGTTAAGGGAATTAATGAGGGAGAAAAGGATTTGAAAAATGAGAAGTTGGAAGCTTTATGGGATGATGGAGTTGGAACTCAAAGCATGAATGATTATTTTGATTATGCAAAAGAGTTGATTAGGCATGATGGAGGGCCACCAAGATGGTTCACACCTTTGTCATGTGGACCTCCTCTCAAGGATTCACCTGTTCTTATGTTCTTGCCAG GAATTGATGGAGTTGGACTTGGCCTAATCATGCATCACAAATCTCTAGGAAA GGTCTTTCACGTCAAATGCATGCACATCCCAGTTCAGGATCGAACACCGTTTCCAG AGTTGGTAGAATGGGTGGAAGAAGCATTAAAGTTCGAGCATTCTGTATCTCCAAATAAACCCATTTATATAGTCGGAGATTCTTCCGGTGGGTGCTTGGCTCTTGCCGTGGCGGCGCGTAATCCTCAGATAGACCTTGTTCTAATACTAGCTAATCCGG CTACTTCATTTGACAGGTCGACGCTGCCGCTTTTGCTCGATTCATTGGAGATATTGCCTGATCAACTTCACGCCACAGTTCCCTATCTTCTGGGTTTGGCTTTGG TAGTTGATCCAATGAAGGTGTTGAGACTTAACATCAATAATCCAATGCTGCATCCTATGCAATTTTTTAAACAGTTGACTGGAAACCTCGCTGCCCTGCGCCTGTGTATTCAT GATTTGGATGAAATCCTGCCTAAAGAAACCCTTATTTGGAGATTGAAGCAGCTCAAACATGCAGCAGCTTATGCTAACTCTCGTCTTCATGCCATTAAGGCTCAAGTACTTGTTCTTGCTAG TGGAAAGGATGACATGCTTCCAAGTGGAGAAGAAGCTTGGAGGATTTTGGGATCAATACAAAATTGCGAAATACGATGCTTTAAAGACAACAAACATAACATATTAATG GAGAATGGATTTAATCTATTGACAATTATAAAAGGTACCGGCACCTACCGCCGCACAAAGAATCGTGATCTTGTTGTGGATTTTCTACCTCCAAGTCTTTCCGAGTTTAAGCAACTACTTGAGAATTATAg ATGGTATCACAGCTACACAAGCCCTGTAATACTATCAACAATGGAAGATGGAACGATAGTGAGAGGCCTATCTGGGGTCCCTAGAGAAGGCCCAGTAATGTTAGTTGGATATCACATGCTGATGGGATTAGAAATCTTCCCATTAATTGCAGAGTTTCTGCGGGAGAGGGGTATCATGGTTCGTGGGATCGCACACCCCTCACTTTTCTCGCATCTTCTTGAAGGTGAAACCAAAGAATTTTCAGTGTGTGATTTTGTTAGGTTATATGGTGCTTTATGTGTAAGTCCAAGTAATCTTTTCAAGCTGTTGGGGATGAAATCTCATGTCCTTCTTTATCCTGGCGGTGCTCGTGAGGCTTTACACCGTAAG GGTGaagaatataaattattttggcCCGAGGAGCCGGAATTTGTAAGGATGGCTGCAAGATTTGGGGCTACAATTGTGCCATTCGGAGGCATCGGTGAAGATGACATAGCCAAC TTAGTTTTGGACTATGATGACTTGATGAAAGTACCATTTTTGAGTGACAACATAAGAAGAGATAATCAACGCTATGCATCCTTTAATGTGAG GGATGGAATGTCCGGAGAGGTTGGGAACCAACCTTTATATCTTCCGACACTTTTACCAAAGATTCCGGCTGGCCGGCTGTACTACCTGTTTGGGAAACCAATTCGGATGGAGGGAAGAGATGAGGTGTTGAACGACAGACAGAAAGCTAAAGGACTGTACTTGCAAATAAAGTCCGAAGTCGAGACCAACTTGTCCTACCTGCTAAAGAAAAGGAATGAAGATCCTTACAGAAACATCATCGATAGGATTCTTTATCAAGGTCGAGCTCCGGGAGCTTCAACGGATCAGATTCCAAGTTTTGAACCGTAG
- the LOC140863747 gene encoding phytyl ester synthase 1, chloroplastic-like isoform X2, whose product MLAMASSIKVLGTPNDVIHSRFPIHCLDFKSSISRINGISFGVKEESKRASMDLRNNKKIPYVKGINEGEKDLKNEKLEALWDDGVGTQSMNDYFDYAKELIRHDGGPPRWFTPLSCGPPLKDSPVLMFLPGIDGVGLGLIMHHKSLGKVFHVKCMHIPVQDRTPFPELVEWVEEALKFEHSVSPNKPIYIVGDSSGGCLALAVAARNPQIDLVLILANPATSFDRSTLPLLLDSLEILPDQLHATVPYLLGLALVDPMKVLRLNINNPMLHPMQFFKQLTGNLAALRLCIHDLDEILPKETLIWRLKQLKHAAAYANSRLHAIKAQVLVLASGKDDMLPSGEEAWRILGSIQNCEIRCFKDNKHNILMENGFNLLTIIKGTGTYRRTKNRDLVVDFLPPSLSEFKQLLENYRWYHSYTSPVILSTMEDGTIVRGLSGVPREGPVMLVGYHMLMGLEIFPLIAEFLRERGIMVRGIAHPSLFSHLLEGETKEFSVCDFVRLYGALCVSPSNLFKLLGMKSHVLLYPGGAREALHRKGEEYKLFWPEEPEFVRMAARFGATIVPFGGIGEDDIANLVLDYDDLMKVPFLSDNIRRDNQRYASFNVRDGMSGEVGNQPLYLPTLLPKIPAGRLYYLFGKPIRMEGRDEVLNDRQKAKGLYLQIKSEVETNLSYLLKKRNEDPYRNIIDRILYQGRAPGASTDQIPSFEP is encoded by the exons ATGCTAGCCATGGCCTCGAGTATCAAAGTTTTGGGGACACCAAATGATGTTATCCATTCAAGATTCCCTATCCATTGTTTGGATTTCAAGagttcgatttctcgaataaaCGGAATAAGTTTTGGAGTGAAGGAAGAGAGTAAAAGGGCTTCAATGGATTTgagaaacaataaaaaaattccaTATGTTAAGGGAATTAATGAGGGAGAAAAGGATTTGAAAAATGAGAAGTTGGAAGCTTTATGGGATGATGGAGTTGGAACTCAAAGCATGAATGATTATTTTGATTATGCAAAAGAGTTGATTAGGCATGATGGAGGGCCACCAAGATGGTTCACACCTTTGTCATGTGGACCTCCTCTCAAGGATTCACCTGTTCTTATGTTCTTGCCAG GAATTGATGGAGTTGGACTTGGCCTAATCATGCATCACAAATCTCTAGGAAA GGTCTTTCACGTCAAATGCATGCACATCCCAGTTCAGGATCGAACACCGTTTCCAG AGTTGGTAGAATGGGTGGAAGAAGCATTAAAGTTCGAGCATTCTGTATCTCCAAATAAACCCATTTATATAGTCGGAGATTCTTCCGGTGGGTGCTTGGCTCTTGCCGTGGCGGCGCGTAATCCTCAGATAGACCTTGTTCTAATACTAGCTAATCCGG CTACTTCATTTGACAGGTCGACGCTGCCGCTTTTGCTCGATTCATTGGAGATATTGCCTGATCAACTTCACGCCACAGTTCCCTATCTTCTGGGTTTGGCTTTGG TTGATCCAATGAAGGTGTTGAGACTTAACATCAATAATCCAATGCTGCATCCTATGCAATTTTTTAAACAGTTGACTGGAAACCTCGCTGCCCTGCGCCTGTGTATTCAT GATTTGGATGAAATCCTGCCTAAAGAAACCCTTATTTGGAGATTGAAGCAGCTCAAACATGCAGCAGCTTATGCTAACTCTCGTCTTCATGCCATTAAGGCTCAAGTACTTGTTCTTGCTAG TGGAAAGGATGACATGCTTCCAAGTGGAGAAGAAGCTTGGAGGATTTTGGGATCAATACAAAATTGCGAAATACGATGCTTTAAAGACAACAAACATAACATATTAATG GAGAATGGATTTAATCTATTGACAATTATAAAAGGTACCGGCACCTACCGCCGCACAAAGAATCGTGATCTTGTTGTGGATTTTCTACCTCCAAGTCTTTCCGAGTTTAAGCAACTACTTGAGAATTATAg ATGGTATCACAGCTACACAAGCCCTGTAATACTATCAACAATGGAAGATGGAACGATAGTGAGAGGCCTATCTGGGGTCCCTAGAGAAGGCCCAGTAATGTTAGTTGGATATCACATGCTGATGGGATTAGAAATCTTCCCATTAATTGCAGAGTTTCTGCGGGAGAGGGGTATCATGGTTCGTGGGATCGCACACCCCTCACTTTTCTCGCATCTTCTTGAAGGTGAAACCAAAGAATTTTCAGTGTGTGATTTTGTTAGGTTATATGGTGCTTTATGTGTAAGTCCAAGTAATCTTTTCAAGCTGTTGGGGATGAAATCTCATGTCCTTCTTTATCCTGGCGGTGCTCGTGAGGCTTTACACCGTAAG GGTGaagaatataaattattttggcCCGAGGAGCCGGAATTTGTAAGGATGGCTGCAAGATTTGGGGCTACAATTGTGCCATTCGGAGGCATCGGTGAAGATGACATAGCCAAC TTAGTTTTGGACTATGATGACTTGATGAAAGTACCATTTTTGAGTGACAACATAAGAAGAGATAATCAACGCTATGCATCCTTTAATGTGAG GGATGGAATGTCCGGAGAGGTTGGGAACCAACCTTTATATCTTCCGACACTTTTACCAAAGATTCCGGCTGGCCGGCTGTACTACCTGTTTGGGAAACCAATTCGGATGGAGGGAAGAGATGAGGTGTTGAACGACAGACAGAAAGCTAAAGGACTGTACTTGCAAATAAAGTCCGAAGTCGAGACCAACTTGTCCTACCTGCTAAAGAAAAGGAATGAAGATCCTTACAGAAACATCATCGATAGGATTCTTTATCAAGGTCGAGCTCCGGGAGCTTCAACGGATCAGATTCCAAGTTTTGAACCGTAG
- the LOC140863747 gene encoding phytyl ester synthase 1, chloroplastic-like isoform X1, with the protein MLAMASSIKVLGTPNDVIHSRFPIHCLDFKSSISRINGISFGVKEESKRASMDLRNNKKIPYVKGINEGEKDLKNEKLEALWDDGVGTQSMNDYFDYAKELIRHDGGPPRWFTPLSCGPPLKDSPVLMFLPGIDGVGLGLIMHHKSLGKVFHVKCMHIPVQDRTPFPELVEWVEEALKFEHSVSPNKPIYIVGDSSGGCLALAVAARNPQIDLVLILANPATSFDRSTLPLLLDSLEILPDQLHATVPYLLGLALVVDPMKVLRLNINNPMLHPMQFFKQLTGNLAALRLCIHDLDEILPKETLIWRLKQLKHAAAYANSRLHAIKAQVLVLASGKDDMLPSGEEAWRILGSIQNCEIRCFKDNKHNILMENGFNLLTIIKGTGTYRRTKNRDLVVDFLPPSLSEFKQLLENYRWYHSYTSPVILSTMEDGTIVRGLSGVPREGPVMLVGYHMLMGLEIFPLIAEFLRERGIMVRGIAHPSLFSHLLEGETKEFSVCDFVRLYGALCVSPSNLFKLLGMKSHVLLYPGGAREALHRKGEEYKLFWPEEPEFVRMAARFGATIVPFGGIGEDDIANLVLDYDDLMKVPFLSDNIRRDNQRYASFNVRDGMSGEVGNQPLYLPTLLPKIPAGRLYYLFGKPIRMEGRDEVLNDRQKAKGLYLQIKSEVETNLSYLLKKRNEDPYRNIIDRILYQGRAPGASTDQIPSFEP; encoded by the exons ATGCTAGCCATGGCCTCGAGTATCAAAGTTTTGGGGACACCAAATGATGTTATCCATTCAAGATTCCCTATCCATTGTTTGGATTTCAAGagttcgatttctcgaataaaCGGAATAAGTTTTGGAGTGAAGGAAGAGAGTAAAAGGGCTTCAATGGATTTgagaaacaataaaaaaattccaTATGTTAAGGGAATTAATGAGGGAGAAAAGGATTTGAAAAATGAGAAGTTGGAAGCTTTATGGGATGATGGAGTTGGAACTCAAAGCATGAATGATTATTTTGATTATGCAAAAGAGTTGATTAGGCATGATGGAGGGCCACCAAGATGGTTCACACCTTTGTCATGTGGACCTCCTCTCAAGGATTCACCTGTTCTTATGTTCTTGCCAG GAATTGATGGAGTTGGACTTGGCCTAATCATGCATCACAAATCTCTAGGAAA GGTCTTTCACGTCAAATGCATGCACATCCCAGTTCAGGATCGAACACCGTTTCCAG AGTTGGTAGAATGGGTGGAAGAAGCATTAAAGTTCGAGCATTCTGTATCTCCAAATAAACCCATTTATATAGTCGGAGATTCTTCCGGTGGGTGCTTGGCTCTTGCCGTGGCGGCGCGTAATCCTCAGATAGACCTTGTTCTAATACTAGCTAATCCGG CTACTTCATTTGACAGGTCGACGCTGCCGCTTTTGCTCGATTCATTGGAGATATTGCCTGATCAACTTCACGCCACAGTTCCCTATCTTCTGGGTTTGGCTTTGG TAGTTGATCCAATGAAGGTGTTGAGACTTAACATCAATAATCCAATGCTGCATCCTATGCAATTTTTTAAACAGTTGACTGGAAACCTCGCTGCCCTGCGCCTGTGTATTCAT GATTTGGATGAAATCCTGCCTAAAGAAACCCTTATTTGGAGATTGAAGCAGCTCAAACATGCAGCAGCTTATGCTAACTCTCGTCTTCATGCCATTAAGGCTCAAGTACTTGTTCTTGCTAG TGGAAAGGATGACATGCTTCCAAGTGGAGAAGAAGCTTGGAGGATTTTGGGATCAATACAAAATTGCGAAATACGATGCTTTAAAGACAACAAACATAACATATTAATG GAGAATGGATTTAATCTATTGACAATTATAAAAGGTACCGGCACCTACCGCCGCACAAAGAATCGTGATCTTGTTGTGGATTTTCTACCTCCAAGTCTTTCCGAGTTTAAGCAACTACTTGAGAATTATAg ATGGTATCACAGCTACACAAGCCCTGTAATACTATCAACAATGGAAGATGGAACGATAGTGAGAGGCCTATCTGGGGTCCCTAGAGAAGGCCCAGTAATGTTAGTTGGATATCACATGCTGATGGGATTAGAAATCTTCCCATTAATTGCAGAGTTTCTGCGGGAGAGGGGTATCATGGTTCGTGGGATCGCACACCCCTCACTTTTCTCGCATCTTCTTGAAGGTGAAACCAAAGAATTTTCAGTGTGTGATTTTGTTAGGTTATATGGTGCTTTATGTGTAAGTCCAAGTAATCTTTTCAAGCTGTTGGGGATGAAATCTCATGTCCTTCTTTATCCTGGCGGTGCTCGTGAGGCTTTACACCGTAAG GGTGaagaatataaattattttggcCCGAGGAGCCGGAATTTGTAAGGATGGCTGCAAGATTTGGGGCTACAATTGTGCCATTCGGAGGCATCGGTGAAGATGACATAGCCAAC TTAGTTTTGGACTATGATGACTTGATGAAAGTACCATTTTTGAGTGACAACATAAGAAGAGATAATCAACGCTATGCATCCTTTAATGTGAG GGATGGAATGTCCGGAGAGGTTGGGAACCAACCTTTATATCTTCCGACACTTTTACCAAAGATTCCGGCTGGCCGGCTGTACTACCTGTTTGGGAAACCAATTCGGATGGAGGGAAGAGATGAGGTGTTGAACGACAGACAGAAAGCTAAAGGACTGTACTTGCAAATAAAGTCCGAAGTCGAGACCAACTTGTCCTACCTGCTAAAGAAAAGGAATGAAGATCCTTACAGAAACATCATCGATAGGATTCTTTATCAAGGTCGAGCTCCGGGAGCTTCAACGGATCAGATTCCAAGTTTTGAACCGTAG
- the LOC140863747 gene encoding phytyl ester synthase 1, chloroplastic-like isoform X4, which translates to MLAMASSIKVLGTPNDVIHSRFPIHCLDFKSSISRINGISFGVKEESKRASMDLRNNKKIPYVKGINEGEKDLKNEKLEALWDDGVGTQSMNDYFDYAKELIRHDGGPPRWFTPLSCGPPLKDSPVLMFLPGIDGVGLGLIMHHKSLGKVFHVKCMHIPVQDRTPFPELVEWVEEALKFEHSVSPNKPIYIVGDSSGGCLALAVAARNPQIDLVLILANPATSFDRSTLPLLLDSLEILPDQLHATVPYLLGLALVVDPMKVLRLNINNPMLHPMQFFKQLTGNLAALRLCIHDLDEILPKETLIWRLKQLKHAAAYANSRLHAIKAQVLVLASGKDDMLPSGEEAWRILGSIQNCEIRCFKDNKHNILMENGFNLLTIIKGTGTYRRTKNRDLVVDFLPPSLSEFKQLLENYRWYHSYTSPVILSTMEDGTIVRGLSGVPREGPVMLVGYHMLMGLEIFPLIAEFLRERGIMVRGIAHPSLFSHLLEGETKEFSVCDFVRLYGALCVSPSNLFKLLGMKSHVLLYPGGAREALHRKGEEYKLFWPEEPEFVRMAARFGATIVPFGGIGEDDIANGWNVRRGWEPTFISSDTFTKDSGWPAVLPVWETNSDGGKR; encoded by the exons ATGCTAGCCATGGCCTCGAGTATCAAAGTTTTGGGGACACCAAATGATGTTATCCATTCAAGATTCCCTATCCATTGTTTGGATTTCAAGagttcgatttctcgaataaaCGGAATAAGTTTTGGAGTGAAGGAAGAGAGTAAAAGGGCTTCAATGGATTTgagaaacaataaaaaaattccaTATGTTAAGGGAATTAATGAGGGAGAAAAGGATTTGAAAAATGAGAAGTTGGAAGCTTTATGGGATGATGGAGTTGGAACTCAAAGCATGAATGATTATTTTGATTATGCAAAAGAGTTGATTAGGCATGATGGAGGGCCACCAAGATGGTTCACACCTTTGTCATGTGGACCTCCTCTCAAGGATTCACCTGTTCTTATGTTCTTGCCAG GAATTGATGGAGTTGGACTTGGCCTAATCATGCATCACAAATCTCTAGGAAA GGTCTTTCACGTCAAATGCATGCACATCCCAGTTCAGGATCGAACACCGTTTCCAG AGTTGGTAGAATGGGTGGAAGAAGCATTAAAGTTCGAGCATTCTGTATCTCCAAATAAACCCATTTATATAGTCGGAGATTCTTCCGGTGGGTGCTTGGCTCTTGCCGTGGCGGCGCGTAATCCTCAGATAGACCTTGTTCTAATACTAGCTAATCCGG CTACTTCATTTGACAGGTCGACGCTGCCGCTTTTGCTCGATTCATTGGAGATATTGCCTGATCAACTTCACGCCACAGTTCCCTATCTTCTGGGTTTGGCTTTGG TAGTTGATCCAATGAAGGTGTTGAGACTTAACATCAATAATCCAATGCTGCATCCTATGCAATTTTTTAAACAGTTGACTGGAAACCTCGCTGCCCTGCGCCTGTGTATTCAT GATTTGGATGAAATCCTGCCTAAAGAAACCCTTATTTGGAGATTGAAGCAGCTCAAACATGCAGCAGCTTATGCTAACTCTCGTCTTCATGCCATTAAGGCTCAAGTACTTGTTCTTGCTAG TGGAAAGGATGACATGCTTCCAAGTGGAGAAGAAGCTTGGAGGATTTTGGGATCAATACAAAATTGCGAAATACGATGCTTTAAAGACAACAAACATAACATATTAATG GAGAATGGATTTAATCTATTGACAATTATAAAAGGTACCGGCACCTACCGCCGCACAAAGAATCGTGATCTTGTTGTGGATTTTCTACCTCCAAGTCTTTCCGAGTTTAAGCAACTACTTGAGAATTATAg ATGGTATCACAGCTACACAAGCCCTGTAATACTATCAACAATGGAAGATGGAACGATAGTGAGAGGCCTATCTGGGGTCCCTAGAGAAGGCCCAGTAATGTTAGTTGGATATCACATGCTGATGGGATTAGAAATCTTCCCATTAATTGCAGAGTTTCTGCGGGAGAGGGGTATCATGGTTCGTGGGATCGCACACCCCTCACTTTTCTCGCATCTTCTTGAAGGTGAAACCAAAGAATTTTCAGTGTGTGATTTTGTTAGGTTATATGGTGCTTTATGTGTAAGTCCAAGTAATCTTTTCAAGCTGTTGGGGATGAAATCTCATGTCCTTCTTTATCCTGGCGGTGCTCGTGAGGCTTTACACCGTAAG GGTGaagaatataaattattttggcCCGAGGAGCCGGAATTTGTAAGGATGGCTGCAAGATTTGGGGCTACAATTGTGCCATTCGGAGGCATCGGTGAAGATGACATAGCCAAC GGATGGAATGTCCGGAGAGGTTGGGAACCAACCTTTATATCTTCCGACACTTTTACCAAAGATTCCGGCTGGCCGGCTGTACTACCTGTTTGGGAAACCAATTCGGATGGAGGGAAGAGATGA